A part of Drosophila ananassae strain 14024-0371.13 chromosome 2R, ASM1763931v2, whole genome shotgun sequence genomic DNA contains:
- the LOC6493761 gene encoding eukaryotic translation initiation factor 4E1 gives MLTAKQTELKMMDCETETLPESRSSSGQELKALSEMADLRKPLKEIVDLRFKHPLEHTWTLWYLENDRSKSWEDMQNEITSFDMVEDFWSLYNHIKPPSEIKIGSDYSLFKKGIQPMWEDDANKFGGRWVINMGRGSKLELDKLWLDVLLILIGEAFEHTEEVCGAVINLRGKSNKISIWTANGHNELAVMEIGVKLRDLLALPPHQLQYQLHKDSMSKQGSVVKAVYCV, from the exons ATGCTCACGGCCAAGCAGACCGAACTAAAGATGATGGACTGCGAGACGGAGACGCTGCCGGAATCCCGTTCTAGTTCCGGCCAGGAGCTGAAGGCCCTGTCGGAAATGGCCGACCTGCGCAAGCCGCTCAAGGAGATTGTCGACTTGCGCTTCAAGCATCCACTGGAGCACACGTGGACGCTCTGGTATCTGGAGAACGATCGCAGCAAGTCTTGGGAGGATATGCAGAACGAGATCACCAGCTTCGACATGGTCGAGGATTTCTGGAGCCTTTACAACCACATCAAGCCACCGTCTGAGATCAAGATAGGCAGCGATTACTCATTGTTCAAGAAGGGCATACA ACCAATGTGGGAGGATGATGCCAACAAGTTCGGCGGTCGCTGGGTCATCAATATGGGGCGTGGCTCCAAACTGGAGCTCGACAAGCTTTGGCTGGATGTG CTACTCATACTGATTGGCGAGGCCTTTGAGCACACTGAAGAAGTCTGCGGCGCTGTTATCAACTTGCGTGGCAAGAGCAACAAAATTT CAATTTGGACCGCCAACGGGCACAACGAGCTGGCCGTCATGGAGATTGGAGTGAAGCTGCGCGACCTGCTCGCCCTTCCGCCCCACCAACTGCAGTACCAGCTGCACAAGGACTCTATGTCCAAGCAGGGATCGGTGGTCAAAGCGGTTTACTGCGTGTAA
- the LOC26514675 gene encoding uncharacterized protein CG32395, translating to MKPVNFLNRCTRLLLGVIIMVTQVCGITRFYYDSWKGRFRISATLNIYSYLIIILLSSLWLAFGVNSLIRNQPAKDLFFSIIILLWWYMVVLDCRGIVRQMNKILHVQHKLSALARSPNVFRIRDLMFLIFAIQNAIRSLCLQRNVLSYLAHGFIIFQFTLHGIAVTYQLQVTINICLYVVLIASYNQLHRCTKRISKDVLRLRNSQVLEIGQVLTLVEQLKKSTKEVIRLRLKLHGITTKLMKIFEFHWLCLLIYGFLQFGIFDRVTQNIYYVIAMCTLYLTYNFTLLKVLTFESRTSRSFSHFHLTNYHHGFDATVSRD from the exons ATGAAGCCAGTGAACTTCCTAAACCGCTGCACTCGGCTCTTGTTAGGGGTCATTATAATGGTAACCCAAGTCTGCGGGATCACGCGGTTCTACTACGACTCCTGGAAAGGGCGCTTTCGGATATCCGCGACCCTGAATATATACtcatatttaataattatctTATTATCGAGTCTGTGGCTTGCATTTGGTGTTAACTCCTTGATTCGAAACCAGCCGGCAAAAGATTTGTTCTTTTCCATTATTATTCTATTGTGGTGGTACATGGTAGTGTTGGATTGTAGAGGAATTGTGCGGCAAATGAACAAAATACTGCACGTGCAACATAAATTGTCGGCATTGGCACGAAGCCCAAATGTTTTCCGGATAAGAGATCTCATGTTTTTAATCTTTGCAATTCAAAATGCAATACGATCCCTTTGTCTACAACGAAATGTGCTAAGTTATCTTGCACATGGGTTCATTATCTTTCAGTTTACTTTGCACGGAATAGCTGTGACTTATCAGCTGCAGGTTACCATCAATATATGTCTATATGTGGTGTTGATCGCCTCTTACAATCAATTACATCGGTGCACGAAGAGGATATCGAAGGACGTTCTTAGACTTAGAAATTCCCAAGTGCTGGAAATCGGCCAAGTTTTGACTCTTGTAGAACAACTTAAGAAATCTACTAAGGAAGTTATTCGATTGAGGTTGAAGCTACATGGAATCACCACGAAGCTCatgaaaatttttgaattccATTGGCTATGCTTATTGATTTATGGGTTCCTTCAATTCGGAATATTTGATCGCGTAACCCAGAACATATACTACGTTATTGCTATGTGTACTTTGTATTTAACGTACAACTTTACACTCCTGAAGGTCCTGACCTTTGAATCGCGGACCTCTAGAAGTTTTTCCCACTTTCATTTGACTAACTACCACCATGGATTTGATGCAACAGTGAGTAGAG ATTGA
- the LOC6493760 gene encoding uncharacterized protein LOC6493760, whose amino-acid sequence MGFIAERKPRVNKTLISLKFVVFFVISGLTALHVLHATKPLLLGLTFSEYRTITILAPFVSILGPLIAGPWADRLAARNPNTFGRTLRVLTAVFLLISALIYAFLFAVPDVSRAPAHEPLVSFGCDARGGFLFQERCGANASCSRWEQKEGRINLTRCTYSCQNPKLYEPLYVAWLAEVPTLAPSTEQSSEFDYDDEATSAVTESLRTRRSVDASDPADSAGVEAISAETTAHRATRQVKTAPKKVYVQPPHVCLTEKNEQGQDIVKHCHAYTEEKTSVVMDAVMGAAISSEDLNDDYDGWCQYPLAGFQCNIPEDQAQYMKALKNGTSCKPMIECQVVNPYHDKSVLSDSECVNTIGSVEDTLVSYTIIRLLGDIFPMAALTLLNTAIVIAVRETSEGRGEVCRQYVWGAIGYVVLFSPLDLFFFQNEPNQDAATVALIIFIVCFVLGAVVLLCATQMPLSPPEWWWHTKTGMLVVPMSAIRRYSPEIVVLTLVSILFGTFWSSIHSFLRWTFTDANAVCYSGLILILVLFFNVDKFIEYCGHSNIFIGGLAIFVIRFTALTDVQCQWLTIVMETIEPAVIGLIWITIILYMRHAMPRKLTATGQALAVLAFFGLGKGFGALIGLARDEKNPHLEAWQCTYQWLAIVACVVALVYFGIYNLILAPRCTAKPQHSEELISGSASQNFGNTGTGNGTGNGNGAGNGAGASLNGNGNGSYSPLRVYHNERGKKGQFRY is encoded by the exons ATGGGTTTCATTGCCGAACGCAAGCCGCGAGTCAACAAGACGTTGATTTCGCTCAAGTTTGTGGTATTTTTCGTGATTAGCG GTCTCACAGCTTTGCATGTCCTGCATGCCACAAAGCCCCTGCTCCTGGGTCTGACCTTCTCCGAGTATCGCACCATCACCATCCTAGCGCCTTTTGTGTCGATTCTGGGTCCTTTGATTGCTGGTCCTTGGGCGGATCGCCTGGCTGCCAGGAATCCCAACACCTTTGGCCGCACTCTGCGAGTGCTGACAGCTGTTTTCCTGCTGATTTCCGCCCTGATCTACGCTTTCCTGTTTGCGGTACCGGATGTTAGCCGAGCGCCCGCCCACGAGCCGCTGGTCAGTTTTGGATGCGATGCCAGAGGCGGCTTCCTGTTCCAGGAGCGGTGTGGCGCCAATGCCAGCTGTAGTCGGTGGGAGCAGAAGGAGGGCCGCATCAACCTGACCCGATGCACCTACAGTTGCCAGAATCCTAAGCTCTACGAGCCCTTGTATGTGGCCTGGTTGGCTGAGGTTCCCACTCTGGCTCCCTCGACGGAGCAAAGCTCGGAGTTCGATTATGATGACGAGGCCACCAGTGCGGTTACCGAAAGCCTGCGCACCCGAAGATCTGTAGATGCCTCTGATCCAGCGGATAGTGCAGGTGTGGAGGCTATAAGTGCCGAAACCACCGCCCACCGAGCGACCCGGCAGGTGAAGACCGCACCGAAGAAGGTCTATGTCCAGCCGCCCCATGTCTGTCTGACGGAGAAGAATGAGCAGGGCCAGGACATCGTCAAACACTGCCACGCCTACACCGAGGAGAAAACCAGTGTCGTCATGGATGCTGTAATGGGAGCGGCAATAAGCTCCGAAGACCTGAACGATGACTACGATGGCTGGTGCCAGTATCCTTTGG CCGGTTTCCAGTGCAACATTCCCGAAGATCAGGCTCAGTATATGAAGGCTCTGAAAAATGGAACCAGCTGCAAGCCTATGATCGAGTGCCAGGTAGTGAACCCCTACCATGACAAGAGCGTGCTCTCCGACAGCGAGTGTGTCAAT ACCATTGGCAGTGTGGAGGACACTCTGGTGAGCTACACAATCATCCGGCTGCTGGGCGACATCTTCCCCATGGCTGCTCTGACCCTTTTGAACACCGCCATTGTGATTGCCGTGCGAGAAACGTCCGAGGGAAGGGGCGAGGTCTGCCGGCAGTATGTGTGGGGTGCCATTGGCTACGTGGTGCTCTTCTCGCCACTGGATCTGTTCTTCTTCCAGAATGAGCCCAATCAAGATGCCGCAACGGTTGCCCTAATCATATTCATTGTTTGCTTCGTTCTGGGCGCTGTGGTACTTCTGTGTGCCACACAGATGCCTCTGAGCCCGCCGGAGTGGTGGTGGCACACAAAGACCGGAATGCTGGTGGTGCCCATGTCCGCCATCCGTCGCTACAGTCCTGAGATTGTGGTTCTGACCCTGGTGTCCATCTTGTTCGGCACCTTCTGGAGCAGCATTCACAGCTTCCTTCGCTGGACCTTCACCGATGCGAATGCCGTTTGCTACTCGGGTCTCATCCTCATCCTGGTGCTCTTCTTCAACGTGGACAAGTTCATCGAGTACTGCGGTCACTCCAACATCTTCATCGGCGGCCTGGCCATTTTTGTGATTCGCTTCACCGCTTTGACCGATGTCCAGTGCCAGTGGCTGACCATCGTCATGGAGACCATCGAGCCGGCTGTAATTGGTCTGATTTGGATCACGATCATCCTATACATGCGCCATGCCATGCCCCGCAAGCTGACGGCCACTGGTCAGGCCCTCGCTGTCTTGGCCTTCTTCGGATTAG GCAAAGGCTTTGGAGCTCTGATTGGACTGGCTCGGGATGAGAAGAACCCCCACCTGGAGGCCTGGCAGTGCACCTACCAATGGCTGGCCATTGTGGCGTGCGTCGTGGCCCTGGTCTACTTCGGGATCTACAACCTGATACTGGCTCCCCGCTGTACCGCCAAGCCGCAGCACTCGGAGGAGCTCATCTCCGGTTCGGCATCCCAGAACTTTGGCAATACCGGAACCGGAAACGGAACGGGCAACGGCAACGGGGCCGGAAATGGAGCCGGAGCGTCGCTCAATGGCAACGGAAACGGCAGCTACTCGCCCCTTAGGGTTTACCACAACGAGAGGGGGAAGAAGGGCCAGTTTAGGTACTAA